One Brassica napus cultivar Da-Ae chromosome C2, Da-Ae, whole genome shotgun sequence DNA window includes the following coding sequences:
- the LOC106363547 gene encoding uncharacterized protein LOC106363547: MALMKQQMQQMQQTINTQEAARKETRRSHRRAEPSALVQKKTFNGLAAEIPLDHIENFERSKTAALRHKISNFKQKTNEPFYDAWERYKEYRRECPHHGFEDDYILEVFYDGASYEFFNALDSSSNRDFMTQTTPGAFALVKNLASSSLNKNKEHDRSKSLNSIDDLAAKVDQLLKGNQSQVFIMEEAASENNVSDTTTEGDNTVDDQQEVSYVNGQGWQYKNYHPNPNVRNNPHLFSYSKADNPIDNAQNSQGKNSGYQKPYQGRTYVLSQAQHNQFQNEKQQTAQPTIPSPTTAPQDEIKGLATMMQQLLHGQQIQWKALNQLTTDINSRMNHMLNDLSTKYDSVASHMRQMDVQIAQTADSVKTQQALKSGRKLPDKIPKKLSAAEKGRQKEGEQPRSEALPLSDEEPEQSAETDPTPVAQPVEHVPPREYTPKVPYPVPAKTSRKDQEETKCKQMLEDLTIKLPLVDAIQMIPSMCSLMKGLISGKVTGDSELLMVSIECTAVLQNKPIKKLDDPGKFVLSIQIGRTVFACSLCDLGSSVNLMPYSVEKRLGFTNFKPTRLSQVFADRSVKSPVDILEDLHVRVGNTLVSTDFVVLEVEEEPRDPLILGRPFLCTAGAIIDVRQGRIDLHLEVRNEQIAEETDARCADIHR, translated from the exons ATGGCACTCATGAAACAACAGATGCAGCAGATGCAACAGACAATCAACACACAAGAGGCTGCTCGCAAAGAAACAAGGCGCTCCCATCGGAGAGCGGAACCTTCCGC CTTGGTGCAGAAGAAAACGTTCAACGGTCTCGCAGCTGAAATCCCTTTGGACCACATTGAGAATTTCGAGAGA TCCAAAACCGCAGCTCTAAGGCATAAGATCTCAAATTTCAAGCAAAAGACCAACGAACCTTTCTATGATGCTTGGGAACGTTACAAGGAATACCGAAGGGAGTGCCCTCACCATGGGTTTGAGGATGACTATATTTTGGAAGTGTTCTATGATGGAGCGAGCTATGAATTTTTCAATGCTCTAGATTCCTCGAGCAATAGGGATTTCATGACACAAACAACACCAGGTGCATTCGCACTGGTCAAAAATTTGGCGTCCAGCTCCCTCAACAAGAACAAGGAACATGATCGCTCCAAAAGCCTAAACAGCATAGACGACCTTGCGGCTAAGGTTGACCAGCTGTTGAAAGGTAATCAGAGCCAAGTGTTCATCATGGAGGAAGCTGCATCAGAGAACAATGTTTCAGACACTACAACTGAGGGAGACAACACCGTGGATGATCAGCAAGAAGTGAGCTATGTTAATGGACAAGGATGGCAGTACAAGAACTACCACCCAAACCCTAACGTTAGGAACAATCCTCACCTCTTTTCATATTCCAAGGCTGACAATCCGATTGACAACGCTCAGAACAGTCAAGGGAAGAACAGCGGCTATCAGAAACCATATCAGGGGAGAACATATGTCCTGAGCCAGGCACAGCATAACCAGTTCCAGAACGAGAAACAGCAAACTGCTCAACCGACCATTCCTTCGCCTACAACTGCTCCGCAAGACGAAATAAAGGGTCTAGCGACGATGATGCAGCAGCTGCTCCACGGGCAACAGATTCAATGGAAAGCGTTGAATCAACTCACCACGGACATCAACTCCAGGATGAACCACATGTTGAATGACCTGAGTACCAAATATGATAGCGTAGCCAGCCATATGCGCCAGATGGATGTTCAGATCGCACAGACAGCTGATAGCGTCAAGACACAACAAG CACTAAAGAGTGGAAGAAAACTACCGGATAAAATTCCCAAGAAGTTGTCAGCAGCGGAAAAGGGTAGGCAGAAAGAGGGTGAGCAACCAAGATCTGAAGCACTTCCTTTATCTGACGAGGAACCAGAACAGTCTGCTGAGACTGATCCGACACCTGTCGCTCAACCAGTTGAGCATGTTCCTCCGCGCGAATACACCCCCAAGGTTCCATATCCTGTTCCAGCAAAGACGTCTCGCAAGGATCAGGAGGAGACCAAGTGTAAACAGATGCTGGAAGATCTAACTATCAAATTACCTCTTGTAGATGCGATACAAATGATCCCTTCTATGTGCAGCTTAATGAAAGGTTTGATCTCTGGTAAGGTGACTGGAGACAGTGAGCTACTGATGGTTTCAATAGAGTGCACTGCGGTACTTCAGAACAAGCCGATAAAGAAATTGGATGATCCAGGCAAGTTTGTTCTCTCCATACAAATCGGGAGAACTGTATTCGCCTGTTCTCTATGCGATCTGGGTTCCAGCGTCAATCTTATGCCTTACTCTGTGGAAAAACGACTGGGCTTCACAAACTTCAAACCGACAAGACTCTCCCAGGTGTTCGCCGACAGATCAGTCAAGTCACCGGTGGATATTCTGGAAGATCTTCATGTCCGAGTGGGGAACACTTTGGTTTCGACAGATTTTGTGGTTCTGGAAGTTGAAGAAGAACCGAGAGATCCACTCATCCTGGGACGTCCCTTCTTGTGCACAGCTGGTGCGATCATTGATGTTCGGCAAGGGAGGATTGATCTTCACCtagaagttcgaaatgaacaaATTGCTGAAGAAACCGATGCTAGATGCGCAGACATACACCGTTGA